One genomic window of Acetomicrobium sp. S15 = DSM 107314 includes the following:
- a CDS encoding TRAP transporter substrate-binding protein, protein MKKWQLILSLVVLVLLCGWQHASYAAKATEITFAIHTPPGTVENQALQMFKDKVEAKTNDEIVVKLFPGAALGGEKDNIEQIKTGVIQMSIFGDIITSVYAPEYDPTVVPFVFPDLESVYEYWSGDLGDKIKLALEQRGNIVLIGLHTRGPRNLTANKEVKTPGDLKGLKIRVPEIPSWVTVWKSMGALPTPIAWPEVYTALQLGVADAQENPYENIYSAKLYEVQKYLIKTEHLFNLFHVVVNKEFISNLKSDHRQVILNSMNEAMEWGNTQMETRDKELEQKLVELGMKIVEVDKEAFRRAALPGLKEVAKGWTPEVWNAVKGYLGE, encoded by the coding sequence ATGAAGAAGTGGCAATTAATTTTGAGTTTAGTTGTTTTAGTGCTGCTGTGTGGGTGGCAACATGCAAGTTATGCAGCCAAGGCTACCGAGATTACATTTGCTATTCATACTCCACCAGGCACAGTGGAAAATCAGGCTTTGCAAATGTTTAAGGACAAAGTTGAAGCTAAGACTAATGATGAAATTGTCGTAAAACTATTCCCAGGAGCAGCGTTAGGTGGCGAAAAAGACAACATCGAGCAAATTAAAACTGGCGTGATTCAAATGAGTATATTTGGAGACATAATTACTTCGGTTTATGCTCCTGAATATGACCCTACTGTTGTTCCGTTTGTATTTCCAGATTTGGAATCTGTTTACGAATATTGGAGTGGAGATTTAGGTGATAAAATAAAGTTGGCTTTAGAGCAAAGAGGAAATATCGTTCTGATTGGTCTACATACTCGTGGCCCTAGGAATCTTACCGCTAACAAAGAAGTAAAAACGCCAGGAGATTTAAAGGGGTTAAAAATAAGGGTTCCGGAGATCCCATCTTGGGTCACAGTATGGAAATCTATGGGTGCATTGCCGACTCCAATTGCCTGGCCAGAAGTTTATACGGCGTTACAACTGGGAGTAGCTGATGCTCAGGAGAATCCATATGAAAATATTTACTCTGCAAAATTGTATGAGGTTCAGAAATATCTAATAAAGACAGAACACTTATTTAATCTCTTTCATGTGGTGGTTAATAAAGAGTTTATTTCTAATTTAAAATCTGATCATCGTCAGGTTATATTGAACTCTATGAATGAAGCAATGGAATGGGGCAATACACAGATGGAGACTAGGGATAAAGAGTTAGAACAGAAATTAGTTGAATTAGGCATGAAGATCGTTGAAGTAGACAAAGAAGCCTTTAGGAGGGCTGCCCTTCCTGGATTAAAAGAGGTGGCTAAGGGGTGGACTCCTGAAGTGTGGAATGCAGTAAAGGGATACTTAGGAGAATAA
- a CDS encoding ribonuclease H-like domain-containing protein, with the protein MLSKLEKVLGRVNEAKICTAQTQPKGLPPGEWLDQGVYLCEHSISLSSRHGKVSLQNVRDAIKTLAPWGAAEEATLLDVETTGLAGGTGTYAFMAGVGTIEGEVLIVRQLFLTSPQYESSWLYHLRRVIPKEVGFVTYNGKRFDIPLLEGRFILNRLPFPEQVQGHLDLLHLARSFWRGVFPSCSLGDVERYALGVERESQDIPGWLIPELYHAFLTDGDASRLSGVFYHNYMDIVSLAALKGKLASLLEGHGKPHEGLKAGDLWASKGSQEKAFALWRKAVEEMARADEPLKRLAYAHKLAGRYEEAAVLFEELLQLEPRSIECLVELSKIYEHHLKDLDLALAYARRALQALMELRPLIWNFKEERAALLHRVKRIEEKCARRGAHNKEALESF; encoded by the coding sequence ATGCTGTCTAAACTCGAAAAGGTCTTGGGCCGGGTGAACGAAGCAAAAATTTGCACGGCTCAAACTCAACCCAAAGGCCTGCCTCCTGGGGAGTGGCTCGACCAAGGGGTATATCTCTGCGAACATTCCATCTCATTGTCGTCACGCCACGGGAAAGTAAGCCTTCAAAACGTCCGCGATGCCATAAAGACGCTTGCCCCCTGGGGGGCAGCGGAGGAGGCTACGCTCTTAGACGTAGAGACGACCGGGTTGGCGGGAGGCACAGGGACTTATGCCTTTATGGCAGGGGTGGGGACGATAGAAGGAGAAGTCCTAATCGTGCGCCAGCTATTTTTAACCTCGCCCCAATATGAAAGCTCATGGCTTTATCATCTACGCAGGGTCATCCCCAAAGAAGTGGGGTTTGTAACGTACAATGGGAAGCGCTTCGACATCCCCTTGCTCGAGGGGCGTTTTATCTTGAACCGCCTCCCTTTCCCGGAGCAGGTACAGGGACACTTGGACCTGTTGCACCTCGCCAGGTCATTCTGGCGCGGAGTTTTTCCATCGTGTTCGCTCGGCGACGTGGAGCGTTACGCGCTGGGCGTGGAGCGCGAATCGCAAGATATTCCGGGTTGGTTAATCCCGGAGCTCTATCATGCTTTCCTGACCGACGGAGATGCCTCGCGCTTAAGTGGCGTATTTTACCACAACTATATGGACATAGTGTCGCTTGCAGCTTTGAAAGGAAAGTTGGCGTCCTTATTGGAGGGGCATGGGAAACCCCATGAAGGGCTCAAAGCCGGCGACCTTTGGGCCTCTAAAGGGAGCCAAGAAAAGGCATTTGCGCTCTGGAGGAAAGCCGTGGAGGAAATGGCTCGAGCCGACGAACCATTGAAGCGGCTCGCATATGCCCATAAATTGGCTGGGCGCTACGAAGAGGCGGCAGTTCTTTTCGAGGAGCTCCTGCAGCTTGAGCCGCGATCGATCGAATGCCTCGTAGAACTCTCCAAGATTTATGAACATCACCTTAAAGACTTAGACCTGGCGCTCGCCTACGCCCGCAGGGCGCTCCAGGCCTTGATGGAACTGAGACCGCTCATCTGGAACTTCAAGGAAGAAAGGGCAGCCTTGCTGCACAGAGTCAAGCGCATAGAGGAAAAATGTGCGCGAAGAGGAGCGCATAATAAGGAGGCTTTGGAGTCCTTCTGA
- a CDS encoding GntR family transcriptional regulator, translating into MPGLNLKVQAISLSQRIYQVLVAAILDGHFKPGDWLRESFLCEELGVSSTPLREALQQLVHEGLAERIPNVGVRVAVLDTEDVIEIYDLREYLERLAICLSIKRRTVEDLIQLEELQRQGYAALQKNDLIAYREYNKKLHNLFLTIAGSRRLRVVTSSLQLQIEVVMARTILFPGRPMRAIKEHGDIIQALREQDAELAERLIYEHIRQAKEELILRLCSKE; encoded by the coding sequence ATGCCTGGCTTGAATCTAAAGGTACAAGCAATTTCGCTGAGTCAGCGGATCTATCAAGTGTTAGTTGCGGCTATCCTTGATGGCCACTTTAAACCTGGTGATTGGTTGCGGGAATCATTTTTGTGCGAAGAACTCGGTGTTAGCAGTACTCCATTGCGAGAAGCCTTACAACAGCTTGTTCATGAGGGTTTAGCAGAGAGAATACCCAACGTTGGAGTTAGGGTAGCGGTTCTAGATACTGAGGATGTCATAGAAATTTACGATCTTCGTGAATATCTTGAACGACTCGCAATCTGTTTGAGTATAAAAAGGCGCACCGTTGAAGATTTAATCCAATTAGAAGAACTACAAAGGCAGGGTTATGCTGCGTTGCAAAAGAACGATCTAATTGCTTACCGTGAATACAACAAAAAGCTTCATAACTTATTCTTAACGATTGCTGGCAGTCGCCGTTTAAGAGTCGTAACGTCAAGTCTGCAGCTTCAGATTGAAGTTGTTATGGCAAGAACAATATTATTTCCAGGCAGACCCATGCGAGCGATCAAGGAACATGGTGACATTATACAAGCTCTTAGGGAACAGGATGCCGAATTGGCAGAGAGGTTAATATATGAGCATATTAGACAAGCCAAAGAGGAACTCATCCTACGGCTTTGTTCTAAGGAGTAA
- a CDS encoding TRAP transporter small permease has product MLMRLIYRIVKVFTMIVFVGLVLCVIAQVFFRYVMKVSVPWTEEVARILVVWVTIIGIALVEHDNAQIRTTYFVSKFKLSIQKKWHVVIVLFSVYFVILFLIGSLILFDKTSNVILGSIPYFKTNILYLPAILSLPLVIAFMLINLMAFEKFEKM; this is encoded by the coding sequence ATGCTAATGCGCTTAATTTACAGAATTGTTAAAGTGTTTACAATGATTGTTTTTGTAGGTTTAGTGTTGTGCGTTATAGCTCAGGTATTTTTTAGGTATGTCATGAAAGTTTCAGTGCCATGGACAGAAGAGGTTGCTAGGATACTTGTTGTATGGGTTACTATTATCGGTATTGCGCTTGTTGAGCATGATAATGCCCAAATAAGAACTACATATTTTGTGTCTAAATTCAAATTAAGCATACAAAAAAAATGGCATGTAGTTATAGTATTATTTTCTGTATATTTTGTAATTTTGTTTTTGATAGGATCATTAATTTTATTTGACAAAACGAGCAATGTAATTCTTGGATCTATACCTTACTTTAAGACAAACATATTATACCTTCCAGCAATACTAAGTCTTCCATTGGTGATAGCTTTTATGTTAATCAACTTGATGGCTTTTGAAAAATTCGAAAAAATGTAA
- a CDS encoding TRAP transporter large permease subunit, with amino-acid sequence MFLFTVLFLGLLIFLFVFGFPVPYAIGLTSVAALVWEYGIIDIPYEIIAQRIIYGINNFTLLAIPFFLLAGKLMNTGGITKRIFRFANLLVGYFPGGLGHANIIASIIFSGMSGSAVADASGLGTIEIEAMVDEGYDVDFSAAVTAASSTIGPIIPPSIPMVMYGVMGDVSIAYLLTAGIVPGLLIGFCMMVMVYFYAIKRGYPRRALPTISEVCRGLRDAFLPLLTPIILIGGILLGIFTPTEAAAVAALYAFVLSVFIYREVSSSDLIKVLYDTLRETAVIMFVVGAASLYAWLLIKTQIPMFIVERIFEISRNPLVILLILNLFWLLVGCFMETNAAIIILTPIMMPLAKLVGINPVHLGVVMVLNLMIGLLTPPIGMCLFAVCRVARLSFDRMVKAVIPFYIPLIISLALVTIFPQVSLWLPRLLFLR; translated from the coding sequence GTGTTTTTATTTACCGTCCTTTTTTTAGGTTTATTGATATTTTTATTTGTTTTTGGTTTCCCAGTGCCATATGCAATAGGGTTAACATCTGTTGCTGCGTTAGTATGGGAATATGGAATAATAGATATTCCATACGAAATAATTGCACAACGAATTATTTATGGAATTAATAATTTTACCTTACTGGCAATTCCGTTCTTTTTATTAGCAGGCAAGCTTATGAACACAGGTGGTATTACTAAGAGAATTTTCAGATTCGCTAATCTTTTAGTGGGGTATTTTCCTGGTGGTTTAGGACACGCTAATATTATAGCGAGCATTATCTTTTCTGGAATGAGTGGTTCGGCAGTTGCGGATGCCTCTGGTTTGGGAACCATTGAAATTGAAGCTATGGTTGATGAAGGCTATGATGTAGATTTTAGCGCAGCGGTTACTGCTGCATCTTCTACTATAGGCCCCATAATTCCGCCCAGTATACCAATGGTAATGTATGGCGTAATGGGGGATGTCTCGATTGCCTATCTCCTCACGGCGGGAATTGTCCCTGGATTGTTAATAGGCTTTTGTATGATGGTCATGGTTTATTTTTATGCGATTAAAAGAGGGTATCCAAGAAGGGCTTTACCAACTATAAGCGAGGTATGTAGAGGTTTGAGGGATGCTTTTTTGCCGTTACTTACGCCGATTATCTTGATTGGCGGTATCTTGTTGGGGATATTCACTCCTACCGAGGCAGCAGCGGTTGCAGCACTATATGCATTTGTTCTCTCGGTGTTTATTTATAGGGAAGTAAGCTCAAGTGACTTGATCAAGGTGCTTTACGATACATTGAGGGAAACTGCTGTAATTATGTTCGTGGTTGGGGCGGCGTCATTATATGCGTGGTTGCTTATCAAAACACAGATACCTATGTTCATTGTGGAACGGATATTTGAGATATCTCGAAATCCTCTGGTGATTCTTCTTATCCTCAATCTCTTTTGGTTGTTAGTGGGGTGTTTTATGGAGACTAATGCTGCGATTATTATACTTACTCCTATAATGATGCCATTGGCTAAGCTTGTTGGAATCAACCCGGTCCATTTGGGTGTGGTCATGGTATTAAATCTCATGATAGGGCTTTTGACTCCCCCTATAGGGATGTGTTTATTTGCCGTATGCCGGGTGGCCCGTTTGAGTTTCGATAGGATGGTCAAGGCTGTAATTCCTTTTTATATTCCGCTCATCATAAGCTTAGCTTTGGTGACCATCTTTCCGCAGGTGTCTTTATGGCTACCGAGATTGCTGTTTTTGCGGTAG
- a CDS encoding RraA family protein gives MSNVGFRIYTKIKRPPLEVVDAFLPYATPNIADNMGRAFCMDAGIKPVREDSKLVGVAFTVRSRVKDNLMVHKAIDMAQPGDVIVIDAQGDMSNSILGEIIVRYAARRGLRGFIVDGTIRDWLGIKELGFPVFSRGAVPSGPFKDGPGEINVPISCGGVVVNPGDIIVGDADGVVVIPPCDAEIVLKKTREIAQKEQLIFKQVEDLAWDRSWVDATLKEKGCEIIE, from the coding sequence ATGAGCAACGTAGGTTTCAGGATCTATACGAAGATCAAACGCCCGCCGCTTGAAGTTGTGGATGCCTTTTTGCCCTATGCCACACCCAACATTGCGGACAACATGGGGAGGGCTTTCTGCATGGACGCCGGCATAAAGCCAGTGCGAGAGGATTCGAAGCTCGTGGGCGTAGCCTTCACGGTCAGGTCGCGCGTCAAAGATAACCTCATGGTTCACAAGGCCATAGATATGGCCCAACCTGGGGATGTCATAGTCATCGATGCCCAGGGAGATATGAGCAACTCTATACTCGGAGAGATTATCGTCCGCTATGCCGCGAGAAGAGGGCTACGGGGCTTCATCGTAGATGGCACTATCCGCGACTGGCTCGGCATAAAAGAACTCGGGTTCCCGGTCTTTTCGAGAGGGGCAGTGCCAAGCGGGCCGTTTAAGGACGGCCCTGGGGAGATAAACGTGCCTATATCGTGCGGCGGGGTGGTCGTTAACCCGGGAGACATCATCGTGGGAGATGCCGACGGGGTGGTAGTGATCCCTCCCTGCGATGCTGAAATCGTTCTCAAGAAAACCAGAGAGATAGCCCAGAAAGAGCAGCTGATCTTTAAGCAGGTAGAGGATCTTGCATGGGACAGGAGCTGGGTAGATGCCACGCTTAAAGAAAAGGGGTGCGAGATTATTGAATAG
- a CDS encoding Ldh family oxidoreductase — MNRYSADSLVGFCKSVFVKIGVDADKAHLVSDSMVKADLRGVSSHGVTRTRIYVDRIRRGLVDPKAEPEIIRERAATALVDAKNGIGQVVSQCAMGIAVKKAREAGVGFVGVAHSNHFGMAAYYTLQAVGEGMIGVAMTNAPATMAPWGARLPYMGTNPLSVAVPADKRLPIVLDMATSVVARGKIILAAQKGEKIPEGWAIDKEGRVTTDPKAALEGAVLPFGGAKGSAIAILIDVLSGILTGASFGPHLGDLYRNFQDKQDIGHAFYAIDPASFGDAEVFKARIDQMIDEIKALPPAHGFDEVFIPGEIEFRNEEKRRAEGIPLAEETEKDLIDLARELGVIWPETLP; from the coding sequence TTGAATAGGTATTCCGCCGATTCCTTGGTCGGCTTCTGTAAGAGTGTGTTCGTGAAAATTGGCGTAGATGCGGACAAGGCCCATTTGGTATCGGACTCTATGGTGAAGGCAGATCTGAGAGGCGTCTCTTCTCACGGCGTGACGCGCACGCGCATTTATGTGGATCGCATTCGCCGCGGCCTCGTCGATCCCAAGGCTGAGCCCGAAATCATCAGAGAGCGAGCCGCTACGGCGTTGGTGGATGCAAAGAACGGCATAGGCCAAGTCGTTTCGCAGTGCGCCATGGGAATTGCCGTCAAAAAGGCGCGCGAAGCCGGCGTCGGCTTCGTGGGTGTCGCGCATTCCAACCACTTCGGTATGGCGGCGTATTATACACTTCAAGCCGTCGGCGAAGGGATGATAGGCGTTGCCATGACCAACGCCCCAGCCACCATGGCCCCTTGGGGAGCCAGGTTGCCCTATATGGGCACTAACCCCTTATCTGTGGCGGTGCCCGCTGATAAGCGCCTTCCCATTGTTCTCGACATGGCGACGAGCGTCGTTGCCAGGGGGAAAATCATATTGGCCGCACAAAAGGGCGAAAAAATACCGGAGGGTTGGGCTATAGACAAAGAAGGACGCGTCACCACAGACCCTAAAGCCGCGCTTGAGGGGGCAGTGCTTCCTTTTGGGGGAGCCAAGGGCTCTGCCATAGCCATACTGATAGACGTTTTATCCGGGATATTGACGGGGGCATCTTTTGGCCCCCATCTCGGCGATCTGTATCGCAACTTCCAAGACAAACAGGATATCGGGCACGCATTTTACGCGATCGATCCTGCTTCTTTTGGTGACGCTGAGGTTTTTAAGGCCAGAATTGACCAGATGATAGACGAGATCAAAGCTCTTCCGCCTGCGCACGGATTTGACGAGGTGTTCATCCCCGGAGAGATCGAATTTAGGAACGAAGAAAAACGAAGGGCAGAGGGCATCCCGCTAGCCGAGGAGACGGAAAAGGATCTAATTGATCTCGCGAGGGAGCTGGGAGTCATCTGGCCAGAGACGCTTCCTTAG